A DNA window from Actinokineospora baliensis contains the following coding sequences:
- a CDS encoding DUF917 domain-containing protein — translation MPTDITLTDLPDLARGAALLGTGGGGDPYIGLLLVSEELRRGKTITLLAPDEIADEDLVVASAFMGAPTVVVEKIPSGDEPVTALRTLENRLGRRADAIIPMECGGLNSMIPLLVAARAGIPIIDGDGMGRAFPELQMETFGVYGVSGSPIAICDSNGHTTVIDTGADNKQMEWLARGVTIRMGGVSYIAEYPMTGAEVKRTAIPGTMSLALALGRCIREAREQHRDPFEALGAACEQSIYGYGRVLLEGKVIDIERQSTDGFVRGTATVSSFDGSVEVVLTFQNEHLVAHHNGRVLAIVPDLISVLDAQTATPITTESLHYGHRVKIFAMSTPSIMRSPEALAVFGPQAFGLHDAWTPVEALAPVGSES, via the coding sequence GTGCCCACTGACATCACGCTCACCGACCTGCCCGACCTCGCGCGGGGCGCGGCGCTGCTCGGCACGGGCGGCGGCGGAGACCCCTACATCGGCCTGCTCCTGGTCAGCGAGGAACTGCGCCGCGGCAAGACCATCACGTTGCTCGCCCCGGACGAGATCGCCGATGAGGATCTTGTGGTGGCCAGCGCCTTCATGGGAGCGCCCACGGTCGTCGTCGAGAAGATCCCCTCCGGCGACGAACCCGTCACCGCCCTGCGCACGCTGGAGAACCGCCTGGGGCGCAGGGCCGACGCGATCATCCCGATGGAGTGCGGCGGGCTCAACTCCATGATCCCCCTGCTGGTCGCCGCCCGAGCGGGCATCCCGATCATCGACGGCGACGGGATGGGCCGGGCCTTCCCGGAACTGCAGATGGAGACCTTCGGCGTGTACGGGGTGTCGGGTTCGCCGATCGCCATCTGCGACTCCAACGGCCACACCACCGTCATCGACACGGGCGCCGACAACAAGCAGATGGAATGGCTCGCCCGCGGCGTCACCATCCGCATGGGCGGCGTCTCCTACATCGCCGAGTACCCGATGACCGGCGCCGAGGTGAAGCGCACCGCCATCCCCGGCACGATGAGCCTGGCACTGGCCCTCGGCCGGTGCATCCGCGAGGCCAGGGAACAGCACCGGGACCCGTTCGAGGCGCTGGGCGCGGCCTGTGAGCAGTCGATCTACGGCTACGGCCGGGTCCTGCTGGAGGGCAAGGTCATCGACATCGAACGCCAGAGCACCGACGGCTTCGTCCGCGGCACGGCCACCGTGAGCTCGTTCGACGGGAGTGTGGAGGTGGTACTGACCTTCCAGAACGAACACCTGGTCGCCCACCACAACGGTCGCGTACTGGCCATCGTCCCCGACCTGATCTCCGTGCTGGACGCCCAAACCGCGACCCCCATCACCACCGAGTCCCTGCACTACGGCCACCGAGTCAAGATCTTCGCCATGTCGACTCCGTCGATCATGCGCTCCCCGGAGGCGCTCGCTGTGTTCGGCCCTCAAGCCTTTGGGCTCCACGATGCGTGGACGCCGGTCGAAGCGCTCGCGCCTGTGGGTAGCGAGTCCTAG
- a CDS encoding S8 family serine peptidase — translation MVRLFALLLAAVLVPSTPAIAEASNTSSYLVVLKDPNADVPTLADKYDGKVGNRFRYALSGFAATMTARDARRLAADPAVVVVQPNRQVRTTTTQSNPPSWGLDRVDQLARRLDSAYSYTTTAANVTAYVIDTGIYTAHSDFGGRASWGANTSGDGQDADCHGHGTHVAGTIGGTGYGVAKAVKLVGVKVLKCDGFGTVASVVAGIDWVIAHHTTGPAVANLSLGGSPDAVLDAAISRLVADGVTTVVSAGNEGASACDKSPARVPEAITVGATESDDTRSGFSNHGTCVDLFAPGSQITSAWNAWSSSSNSLSGTSMASPHVAGAAALLLAVDPATTPAQISAHLALDATPNAIPNAGTGSPNRLLVVGTGSRPEYPIVSNPGFKAQRTGTPMTIQMTAKGGTAPYTWSATGLPTGVTINPATGLISGTPTQTLVNATVTVSAKDAANRTTPTSFEITVVPPDWTCPSGGQKFTNPGFESGGTSWWENTDNINKHTGAMAPRTGTWAAALATTSAGGTIVSQRVEIPRECAWTTQTFWAKFVPHQGVTDDNDALRLLLNDEPVLLLKGNTMGTGYRQYTLDLSRYAGQPVLFWFTGWGDYKNTSSIVLDDLALNAR, via the coding sequence GTGGTCAGGTTGTTCGCGCTGTTGCTCGCCGCTGTGCTCGTGCCAAGCACCCCGGCAATCGCCGAGGCCTCGAACACGAGCAGCTACCTCGTTGTTCTCAAGGACCCCAACGCCGACGTGCCCACGCTGGCCGACAAGTACGACGGCAAGGTGGGGAACCGCTTCCGGTACGCCCTGTCCGGGTTCGCCGCGACCATGACCGCCCGGGACGCGCGGCGGCTGGCGGCCGATCCCGCTGTCGTGGTGGTGCAGCCGAATCGGCAGGTCCGCACGACGACAACGCAGTCGAACCCGCCGTCGTGGGGCTTGGACCGGGTCGACCAGCTGGCCCGGCGGCTCGACAGCGCGTACAGCTACACCACCACGGCCGCGAACGTCACCGCGTACGTGATCGACACCGGGATCTACACCGCGCACAGCGACTTCGGCGGCCGGGCGAGCTGGGGTGCCAACACCTCCGGAGACGGTCAGGACGCCGACTGCCACGGCCACGGCACCCACGTGGCGGGGACCATCGGCGGCACCGGCTACGGCGTCGCCAAGGCGGTGAAGCTGGTCGGGGTCAAGGTGCTCAAGTGCGACGGCTTCGGGACGGTCGCGTCCGTGGTCGCGGGCATCGACTGGGTGATCGCGCACCACACCACCGGTCCCGCCGTCGCCAACCTGAGCCTCGGCGGGTCCCCGGACGCCGTGCTCGACGCGGCCATCAGCAGGCTCGTCGCCGACGGGGTCACCACCGTGGTGTCGGCGGGCAACGAGGGCGCCAGCGCCTGCGACAAGTCACCGGCCCGGGTGCCCGAGGCGATCACCGTCGGCGCGACCGAGTCCGACGACACCCGTTCCGGCTTCTCCAACCACGGCACCTGCGTGGACCTGTTCGCCCCCGGCTCGCAGATCACGTCCGCCTGGAACGCCTGGAGCAGTTCCAGCAACTCGCTCAGCGGAACCTCCATGGCCTCCCCGCACGTCGCGGGCGCCGCCGCGCTGCTGCTCGCCGTGGACCCGGCCACGACGCCCGCGCAGATCTCCGCGCACCTGGCGCTGGACGCGACACCCAACGCCATCCCCAACGCGGGCACCGGATCACCGAACCGACTGCTGGTCGTCGGCACGGGCAGCCGTCCTGAGTACCCGATCGTCTCCAACCCCGGCTTCAAGGCGCAACGCACTGGCACGCCCATGACCATCCAGATGACCGCCAAGGGCGGCACCGCCCCGTACACCTGGTCCGCCACGGGCCTGCCTACGGGCGTCACCATCAACCCCGCCACCGGCCTCATCTCCGGCACACCAACCCAAACCCTGGTCAACGCGACGGTGACCGTGTCGGCCAAGGACGCGGCCAACCGCACCACACCGACCAGCTTCGAGATCACCGTCGTCCCCCCGGACTGGACCTGCCCGTCCGGCGGCCAGAAGTTCACCAACCCCGGCTTCGAATCCGGCGGCACCAGCTGGTGGGAGAACACCGACAACATCAACAAGCACACCGGCGCGATGGCCCCGCGCACCGGCACCTGGGCCGCAGCCCTCGCGACCACGTCAGCGGGCGGAACCATCGTCAGCCAACGGGTCGAGATCCCCCGCGAGTGCGCCTGGACCACCCAGACCTTCTGGGCCAAGTTCGTCCCCCACCAAGGCGTCACCGACGACAACGACGCCCTGCGCCTCCTGCTCAACGACGAGCCCGTGCTGCTCCTCAAGGGCAACACCATGGGCACCGGCTACCGCCAGTACACCCTCGACCTGTCCCGCTACGCAGGCCAACCCGTCCTCTTCTGGTTCACCGGCTGGGGCGACTACAAGAACACCTCCTCCATAGTCCTCGACGACCTCGCCCTCAACGCCCGCTGA
- a CDS encoding ArsR/SmtB family transcription factor, producing the protein MHRLILSSADVARVRLLPSPTPVAETLFSLNALRGGVDGAHLEPWRDRVRVGLGPWSRMLAAISPRGPHFLDLVALMGAEVDDDALLASPRALVRAELDWFARWSGRMPSVLRGLDDDLAVRRDLLAALRAYHHLAIRPEWAAVQDTFTLDRAARARDLADGGVDRLLAGLHPLIRWTGSILDVGCPFEAETTLDGQGLDIVPSYFQRSPTLLQNGDRMLLIYPAARTERPQPPAGLAKLLGTTRAIVLTAIAEGIATTTTLAHHAGTSAAAISQHTAILREAGLITTSRHHGTACHTPTATATALLTRASKQAPNPRP; encoded by the coding sequence GTGCACCGGCTCATCCTCAGCTCCGCCGACGTCGCCCGGGTCCGCCTGCTCCCGTCGCCGACGCCGGTGGCCGAGACGCTGTTCAGCCTCAACGCGCTGCGCGGCGGGGTGGACGGGGCGCACCTGGAGCCGTGGCGCGACCGGGTCCGGGTCGGGTTGGGACCGTGGTCGCGGATGCTCGCGGCGATCTCCCCGCGCGGGCCGCACTTCCTGGACCTGGTGGCGCTCATGGGCGCCGAGGTCGACGACGACGCCCTGCTCGCCAGCCCCCGGGCGCTAGTGCGGGCCGAACTCGACTGGTTCGCCCGCTGGTCGGGTCGGATGCCGTCGGTGCTGCGCGGCCTCGACGACGACCTGGCCGTCCGCCGCGACCTGCTTGCCGCCCTGCGCGCCTACCACCACCTGGCCATCCGCCCCGAGTGGGCGGCGGTGCAGGACACCTTCACCCTCGACCGCGCCGCCCGCGCCCGCGACCTCGCCGACGGCGGCGTCGACCGGCTCCTGGCGGGCCTGCACCCGCTGATCCGCTGGACCGGCTCCATCCTCGACGTCGGCTGCCCCTTCGAGGCCGAAACCACCCTCGACGGCCAAGGCCTGGACATCGTCCCGTCCTACTTCCAGCGCTCCCCCACCCTCCTGCAGAACGGCGACCGGATGCTGCTGATCTACCCCGCCGCCCGCACCGAACGCCCCCAGCCCCCCGCGGGCCTGGCCAAGCTGCTCGGCACCACCCGCGCCATCGTCCTCACCGCCATCGCCGAAGGCATCGCCACCACCACGACCCTCGCCCACCACGCAGGCACCTCGGCGGCCGCCATCAGCCAGCACACCGCGATCCTGCGCGAAGCAGGCCTGATCACCACCAGCCGCCACCACGGCACCGCCTGCCACACCCCCACCGCCACGGCCACCGCCCTGCTCACCCGAGCGAGCAAGCAGGCCCCAAACCCCCGACCCTGA
- a CDS encoding inorganic phosphate transporter codes for MEFALVIAVVVIALAFDYTNGFHDAANAIATSISTRALTPKAALLLAAVMNLVGALVSEGVAGTIGSGIISPPGDSQGLVVVLAGLIGAITWNLITWWRGLPSSSSHALIGGLIGAGIAGAVSVHWTVIVGKVLIPMVLSPLIGFCLAYAVMVGIAWLFRRGSPSRVNRGFRAGQRLSAAALAFGHGLQDAQKTMGVIVLALATAGLHSGHDVPLWVKLAAAGAIALGTYAGGWRIMRTLGRRVIKLDPARGVAADVTASSVLYVMAIGLHAPVSTTHTISSAIMGAGATRGLSAVRWGVARTIVSAWVLTIPMSALVAGVTYTVLSLVLV; via the coding sequence GTGGAGTTCGCACTGGTCATCGCGGTCGTGGTGATCGCACTGGCCTTCGACTACACCAACGGGTTCCACGACGCGGCCAACGCCATCGCGACGTCGATCTCCACCCGCGCGCTGACCCCCAAGGCCGCGCTGCTGCTGGCCGCGGTGATGAACCTGGTCGGCGCGCTGGTGTCGGAGGGCGTGGCGGGCACCATCGGCAGCGGCATCATCTCCCCACCCGGGGACTCCCAGGGGCTGGTGGTGGTGCTGGCCGGGCTCATCGGGGCGATCACCTGGAACCTGATCACCTGGTGGCGCGGCCTGCCCTCGTCGTCGTCGCACGCCCTGATCGGCGGGCTCATCGGCGCCGGGATCGCCGGGGCGGTGAGCGTGCACTGGACGGTGATCGTCGGCAAGGTGCTCATCCCGATGGTGCTGTCCCCCCTGATCGGGTTCTGCCTCGCCTACGCGGTGATGGTCGGCATCGCGTGGCTGTTCCGGCGCGGGTCGCCGAGCCGGGTCAATCGCGGCTTCCGCGCGGGTCAGCGCCTGTCGGCCGCCGCGCTTGCGTTCGGCCACGGCCTACAGGACGCGCAGAAGACCATGGGGGTCATCGTGCTGGCGTTGGCGACGGCGGGTCTGCACAGTGGGCACGACGTGCCGTTGTGGGTCAAGCTCGCCGCTGCTGGGGCCATCGCGTTGGGCACGTACGCGGGCGGGTGGCGCATTATGCGGACGCTCGGTAGGCGCGTCATCAAACTCGACCCAGCGCGTGGGGTCGCTGCGGATGTAACCGCCTCCAGCGTCCTTTACGTCATGGCGATCGGCCTGCACGCACCTGTTTCGACTACGCACACGATTAGTTCCGCGATCATGGGGGCGGGGGCTACTCGGGGGCTTTCGGCTGTTCGTTGGGGGGTGGCTCGGACGATCGTGTCGGCGTGGGTGTTGACGATTCCGATGTCGGCGCTGGTGGCGGGGGTGACGTATACGGTGCTGTCGCTGGTTCTTGTGTGA
- a CDS encoding hydantoinase/oxoprolinase N-terminal domain-containing protein, producing the protein MRIGIDVGGTNTDAVLMDARRVLAEVKTSTTPDVTSGIVTAIAELRAASPFDPLDVRAVMIGTTHFINAIVEANRLAPTAALRLGLPATRALPPLVGWPEHLVAAIRGEGYLCHGGNEYDGRLISHLDRDEIKRVADDIALKGIRSVAVSSVYSPANPELEVEVGDILSQHIPGVAVSLSHELGRMGLLERENATVINACLRELAGHICDGLSGALTDAGIRAPLFLSQNDGTLMDVDFARRYPVATFASGPTNSMRGAAFLSGLGDCAVIDVGGTTSDIGILQNGFPREATTEVSVSGIRTNFRMPDVLSIGIGGGSRVRGAGVGPDSVGYRIRREGLVFGGDTLTATDIAVAAGIAEIGDPGLVAHLDRSLVNAVLDHMSREIAAAVDRMRTSSIPLPVVAVGGGNILVPEVLDGSGKVHRPEHSGVANAIGAAIAQVGGEVDRMFAVAVGTREAVLDAAKQEAVDRAVAAGARPQTVQIVEVEEVPLAYLPGNVTRIRVKAVGDLVFGDDQGDRSAH; encoded by the coding sequence ATGCGAATCGGGATCGACGTCGGCGGCACCAACACCGATGCCGTGCTCATGGACGCCCGCCGGGTGCTGGCCGAGGTGAAGACCTCGACCACACCCGACGTGACCTCGGGCATCGTCACGGCCATCGCCGAACTCCGGGCGGCGTCGCCGTTCGACCCGCTGGACGTGCGGGCGGTGATGATCGGCACGACGCACTTCATCAACGCGATCGTCGAGGCGAACCGGCTGGCGCCAACGGCTGCCCTGCGCCTCGGCCTGCCCGCCACCCGGGCCCTCCCGCCGCTGGTCGGCTGGCCCGAGCACCTGGTGGCGGCGATCAGGGGCGAGGGCTACCTCTGCCACGGCGGCAACGAGTACGACGGCAGGCTGATCAGCCACCTCGACCGCGACGAGATCAAGCGGGTCGCCGACGACATAGCCCTCAAGGGGATCCGCAGCGTCGCTGTGTCCTCTGTGTACTCACCGGCCAACCCGGAGCTGGAGGTCGAGGTCGGCGACATCCTGTCCCAGCACATCCCCGGTGTCGCGGTGAGCCTGTCGCACGAGCTGGGCCGCATGGGGTTGCTCGAACGGGAGAACGCGACCGTCATCAACGCCTGCCTGCGCGAGCTCGCCGGTCACATCTGCGACGGGCTCTCCGGTGCGCTGACCGACGCGGGGATCCGCGCTCCGCTGTTCCTGAGCCAGAACGACGGAACGCTGATGGACGTGGACTTCGCCAGGCGCTACCCGGTCGCCACCTTCGCGTCCGGACCGACGAACTCCATGCGCGGCGCGGCTTTCCTGTCCGGGCTCGGTGACTGCGCGGTGATCGACGTCGGCGGAACCACCAGCGACATCGGCATTCTGCAGAACGGCTTCCCCCGGGAGGCCACGACCGAGGTCAGCGTGAGCGGGATCCGCACCAACTTCCGCATGCCCGACGTCCTGTCCATCGGGATCGGCGGCGGTAGCCGGGTGCGCGGTGCGGGTGTCGGCCCGGACAGCGTCGGCTATCGCATCCGCCGCGAGGGGCTGGTCTTCGGCGGCGACACCCTCACCGCTACGGACATCGCCGTAGCCGCCGGGATCGCGGAGATCGGCGACCCCGGCCTGGTCGCCCACCTCGACCGGTCGCTCGTCAACGCCGTGCTCGATCACATGTCACGGGAAATCGCCGCCGCAGTCGACCGCATGCGCACCAGCTCGATTCCGCTGCCGGTGGTGGCTGTGGGCGGCGGGAATATCCTGGTCCCCGAGGTGCTCGACGGGTCCGGGAAGGTCCACCGGCCAGAGCACTCCGGCGTCGCGAACGCCATCGGTGCGGCGATCGCCCAGGTCGGGGGAGAGGTCGACCGGATGTTCGCGGTCGCCGTCGGTACGCGAGAAGCGGTTCTGGACGCCGCGAAGCAGGAGGCGGTCGACCGGGCCGTCGCCGCGGGCGCCCGCCCCCAGACCGTCCAGATCGTCGAGGTCGAGGAGGTTCCCCTGGCCTACCTGCCGGGCAATGTCACCCGCATCCGCGTCAAAGCCGTTGGAGACCTCGTGTTCGGGGACGACCAAGGAGACCGAAGTGCCCACTGA
- a CDS encoding DUF47 domain-containing protein codes for MRFNFLPTDTAFYDLFAKSADNLVEGARLLAGLLEPGSDRAEAADRVRAVEHQCDEVTHETVRRLNSTFITPFDREDIYRLAGALDDVMDDMEAAADYVHLYRIEELPPGVPEQIELLGKAAELTAAAMPRLREMRGLDEYWIEVNRLENLGDGVYRKSLAALFSGAYDALTVMRLRDVVEQLEAAIDSFEKVANIVEQIAVKES; via the coding sequence GTGCGGTTCAACTTCCTCCCAACGGACACGGCCTTCTACGACCTCTTCGCGAAGTCGGCCGACAACCTCGTCGAAGGGGCGCGGTTGCTCGCCGGGCTGCTCGAGCCCGGCAGCGACCGGGCCGAGGCCGCGGACCGGGTGAGAGCGGTCGAGCACCAGTGCGACGAGGTGACGCACGAGACGGTGCGCAGGCTGAACTCGACGTTCATCACGCCGTTCGACCGCGAGGACATCTACCGGCTGGCCGGGGCCCTCGACGACGTGATGGACGACATGGAGGCGGCCGCGGACTACGTCCACCTCTACCGGATCGAGGAGCTCCCGCCGGGGGTGCCCGAGCAGATCGAGCTGCTGGGGAAGGCGGCCGAGCTCACCGCGGCCGCCATGCCCCGGCTGCGGGAGATGCGCGGCCTCGACGAGTACTGGATCGAGGTCAACCGGCTGGAGAACCTCGGCGACGGCGTCTACCGCAAGAGCCTGGCGGCGCTGTTCTCCGGTGCCTACGACGCGCTGACGGTGATGCGCCTGCGCGACGTCGTGGAGCAGCTGGAGGCGGCGATCGACTCGTTCGAGAAGGTCGCCAACATCGTCGAGCAAATCGCCGTCAAGGAATCGTGA
- a CDS encoding C39 family peptidase, translated as MRSVIMKVALVVAMALGVSLSALPSASAATAAATAAGCPDGVCSSKYLNYSGQQQINGYYCGPAATRAALSVRLINVPTQSSLGASLGTTVNGTDHIGLVTGVLRNYVGGWYESKYIGGTYAAQWQIDLLIADVRLNINNAFPIVANVVGYAYDTNGGYHSYSGGHYLTVVGYEQGGNVSVIFDPAQGVQYKMETYLLAHWIAGRGYSA; from the coding sequence ATGAGATCGGTGATCATGAAGGTGGCTCTGGTGGTGGCGATGGCACTGGGCGTCTCGCTCAGCGCCCTGCCCTCCGCCTCGGCCGCGACGGCCGCCGCGACCGCGGCGGGCTGCCCGGACGGCGTCTGCTCGAGCAAGTACCTCAACTACAGCGGCCAGCAGCAGATCAACGGCTACTACTGCGGCCCGGCCGCCACCCGCGCCGCCCTGTCGGTCCGGCTGATCAACGTGCCCACGCAGAGCTCGCTCGGCGCCAGCCTGGGTACGACGGTCAACGGGACCGACCACATCGGTCTGGTCACCGGCGTCCTGCGCAACTACGTGGGCGGCTGGTACGAGTCCAAGTACATCGGCGGCACCTACGCCGCCCAGTGGCAGATCGACCTGCTGATCGCCGATGTCCGGCTCAACATCAACAACGCCTTCCCGATCGTCGCCAACGTCGTCGGCTACGCCTACGACACCAACGGCGGCTACCACTCCTACAGCGGCGGCCACTACCTGACCGTCGTCGGCTACGAGCAGGGCGGCAACGTCTCCGTCATCTTCGACCCCGCCCAGGGCGTCCAGTACAAGATGGAGACCTACCTGCTGGCCCACTGGATCGCGGGCCGCGGCTACAGCGCCTGA
- a CDS encoding purine-cytosine permease family protein, producing the protein MSATRGVGHDDYALERVPAKARYSWWSVCVQRFGQLSCLSQFLIGATLGFGMSFWQAVLAITLGSVILEVVAIFTGIAGQREGLSTSVLTRWTGFGRYGSSLVGLAVALSLIGWFGVQSAISARGLTELIGVLPTWGWALVFGMAVTGIVVWGFGSMAWTAYITVPAFLLLAGYAIYTELSKHALSDLVSSPAPGPQISLAAGTTLVAGGFIVGMVMTPDMTRFNRSTGDVVKQTFVGVTVGEYVIALVGVLLAHAVGTSDIIGIVTSSAGLLGTLIIVASTVKINDWNLYSASLGVVNFGKTVFGVTLHRGLVTLTVGAIGSVLAAAGILESFTDFLIVLGVAFPPLAGIIIAEYFFVRLWRKDLDESGDALPASCPTWVPTTLVVWGLSWAVGYYVEFGIASINALVASFLLYLVAGKLGLVRPLGISRTEPARLVDDQHA; encoded by the coding sequence ATGTCAGCCACCCGTGGAGTCGGGCACGACGACTACGCACTGGAGCGCGTGCCCGCCAAGGCCCGCTACTCGTGGTGGTCGGTCTGCGTCCAGCGCTTCGGTCAGCTCTCCTGCCTGTCGCAGTTCCTGATCGGGGCCACGCTGGGCTTCGGGATGTCGTTCTGGCAGGCCGTGCTGGCCATCACCCTCGGCTCGGTGATCCTGGAGGTCGTCGCGATCTTCACCGGCATCGCCGGTCAGCGCGAGGGCCTGTCCACCTCGGTGCTGACCAGGTGGACCGGTTTCGGCCGCTACGGGTCGAGCCTGGTCGGGCTGGCCGTGGCGCTGAGCCTGATCGGCTGGTTCGGCGTGCAGAGCGCCATCTCCGCGCGCGGCCTCACCGAGTTGATCGGCGTCCTGCCGACCTGGGGCTGGGCGCTGGTGTTCGGCATGGCGGTCACCGGCATCGTGGTGTGGGGCTTCGGCTCGATGGCGTGGACGGCCTACATCACGGTCCCGGCGTTCCTGCTGCTCGCGGGCTACGCGATCTACACCGAACTGTCCAAGCACGCACTGTCCGACCTGGTCAGCTCGCCCGCTCCCGGCCCGCAGATCAGCTTGGCCGCGGGCACGACACTGGTCGCGGGCGGCTTCATCGTCGGCATGGTGATGACCCCGGACATGACCCGGTTCAACCGCTCCACCGGGGACGTCGTCAAGCAGACCTTCGTCGGGGTGACGGTCGGCGAGTACGTGATCGCGCTGGTCGGGGTGCTGCTCGCGCACGCGGTGGGCACCAGCGACATCATCGGCATCGTCACCTCGAGCGCGGGCCTGCTCGGCACCCTGATCATCGTGGCGAGCACGGTCAAGATCAACGACTGGAACCTGTACTCCGCCTCGCTCGGCGTGGTCAACTTCGGCAAGACCGTCTTCGGGGTGACGCTGCACCGCGGGCTGGTCACGCTGACCGTCGGCGCGATCGGCAGCGTCCTGGCCGCCGCGGGCATCCTGGAGAGCTTCACCGACTTCCTGATCGTGCTCGGCGTGGCCTTCCCGCCGCTGGCCGGGATCATCATCGCGGAGTACTTCTTCGTCCGCCTGTGGCGCAAAGACCTCGACGAGTCCGGCGACGCCTTACCCGCCAGCTGTCCCACCTGGGTGCCCACCACCCTGGTCGTCTGGGGCCTGTCCTGGGCCGTCGGGTACTACGTGGAGTTCGGGATCGCCTCGATCAACGCGCTCGTCGCGTCGTTCCTGCTGTACCTCGTCGCCGGGAAACTGGGACTGGTGCGGCCACTGGGGATATCGCGGACCGAACCGGCACGCCTCGTCGACGACCAGCACGCCTGA
- a CDS encoding DUF917 domain-containing protein, whose amino-acid sequence MWTIDRETLPALELGAALLGSGGGGQTTLFRVLAERAVHEHGPVTVIDPDEAPDDVTVIHIGLVGAITAFAEKPMGGGEFTRAFTSLVQADAGPHLVAGYEGAGANAFAGILVAAETGTPLLDVSGMGRALPRLDQTTYAAAGLSMSPFALLDTSGTVVRIDTGTPAEAERLLRANTALLGGWASFAGYRLPIAHVRDHGVAGTLRAATDLGTALLGTSAAMPLGARHLASGRVLEVEWRHGPSFGAGSLTLRADDDQRVLRVEMQSEFLVVIDDGVPVATTPDIICLLDQRSSRPIQAERASVGSEVHVLALAAPARWLEGDALPLVNPRAFGYSLDYVGL is encoded by the coding sequence ATGTGGACGATCGACCGCGAGACGCTGCCCGCCCTCGAACTGGGCGCGGCCTTGCTGGGGTCCGGCGGCGGGGGCCAGACCACGCTGTTCCGGGTGCTCGCCGAGCGCGCGGTGCACGAGCACGGGCCGGTCACCGTGATCGACCCCGACGAGGCCCCGGACGACGTGACGGTGATCCACATCGGACTGGTCGGGGCGATCACCGCGTTCGCCGAGAAGCCGATGGGCGGTGGGGAGTTCACCCGGGCGTTCACCAGCCTCGTCCAGGCGGACGCGGGACCACACCTGGTCGCCGGGTACGAGGGGGCCGGGGCGAACGCCTTTGCCGGGATCCTCGTGGCGGCCGAAACCGGGACGCCGTTGCTCGACGTCAGCGGGATGGGGCGGGCACTGCCGCGGCTCGACCAGACGACCTACGCCGCGGCCGGGTTGAGCATGTCCCCGTTCGCGCTCCTCGACACCAGCGGGACCGTCGTCCGCATCGACACCGGCACCCCGGCGGAGGCCGAACGCCTGCTCCGGGCGAACACCGCGCTCCTCGGTGGGTGGGCGAGTTTCGCGGGCTACCGGCTTCCCATCGCCCATGTGCGCGACCACGGCGTCGCGGGCACGCTGCGGGCGGCGACCGATCTCGGTACCGCGCTGCTGGGCACGTCCGCGGCGATGCCGCTGGGGGCGCGGCACCTCGCGTCGGGTCGCGTGCTCGAGGTCGAGTGGCGGCACGGACCGTCGTTCGGCGCGGGCAGCCTGACGCTGCGCGCCGACGACGACCAGCGCGTGCTCAGGGTCGAGATGCAGAGCGAGTTCCTCGTGGTCATCGACGACGGCGTGCCGGTGGCGACCACGCCGGACATCATCTGCCTGCTCGACCAACGGTCATCGCGCCCGATCCAGGCCGAACGCGCCTCGGTCGGCAGCGAGGTCCACGTCCTGGCGCTGGCGGCACCTGCCCGGTGGCTCGAAGGCGACGCGCTCCCGCTGGTGAACCCGCGCGCGTTCGGCTACTCACTCGACTACGTGGGGCTGTAG